The Alphaproteobacteria bacterium genome has a window encoding:
- a CDS encoding aldehyde dehydrogenase family protein, with protein sequence MPKELTHFIGGKPVAGRSGRFSDVYNPATGEISARLPLADAAEVDAAVASAKAAFPKWAATPPLMRARAMFRYKEILERNRDRLGRLIGSEHGKVLGDATGEVTR encoded by the coding sequence ATGCCCAAAGAGCTTACCCATTTCATCGGCGGCAAGCCTGTGGCCGGACGAAGCGGCCGTTTTTCCGACGTCTATAACCCGGCGACGGGAGAAATCTCGGCGCGCCTGCCGCTTGCCGACGCCGCCGAGGTCGATGCCGCGGTCGCCAGCGCCAAGGCTGCATTCCCGAAATGGGCCGCTACGCCGCCGCTCATGCGTGCACGGGCGATGTTTCGCTATAAGGAGATATTGGAGAGGAATCGTGATCGGCTTGGACGCCTCATTGGATCGGAGCATGGCAAGGTGCTCGGCGATGCAACGGGTGAAGTCACGCGC